A genome region from Trachemys scripta elegans isolate TJP31775 chromosome 2, CAS_Tse_1.0, whole genome shotgun sequence includes the following:
- the PDK4 gene encoding pyruvate dehydrogenase kinase, isozyme 4 isoform X2, protein MRAARVALRSAAPLAAGGVSSRVPREVERFSRYSPSPLSIKQFLDFGSSNGCERTSFAFLRQELPVRLANILREIDLLPDQLLSTPSVQLVKSWYVQSLMELVEFHQKNPEDHRVLSDFIDTLVIVRNRHHDVVPIMAQGVIEYQDTFGVDLVNNQNIQYFLDRFYMNRISIRMLINQHTLLFDDSTNSGHQQHIGSIDPCCDVVGVVNDAFESSRRLCDQYYLASPELSLLQLNGRAPGQPIHIVYVPSHLFHILFELFKNAMRATVEHQENNSSLSPVKVTVVLGNEDLTIKAGFGYGLPISRLYAKYFQGDLNLYSVPGYGTDAVIYLKALSTESIEKLPVFNKSAFKRYQMATEADDWCIPSKPKNLVRQSAAV, encoded by the exons ATGAGAGCCGCGCGGGTCGCCCTGCGCAGCGCCGCCCCTCTGGCGGCGGGCGGGGTTAGCAGCCGCGTGCCACGCGAGGTGGAGCGCTTCtcccgctactcgccctccccgCTCTCCATCAAACAGTTCCTGGACTTCG GTTCAAGTAATGGATGTGAAAGAACCTCTTTTGCATTTCTGAGGCAAGAACTTCCTGTGAGGCTAGCAAATATCCTGAGAGAAATTGACCTGCTTCCTGATCAGTTACTGAGCACTCCATCAGTACAGCTGGTAAAAAGCTG GTACGTTCAGAGTCTAATGGAGCTAGTTGAGTTCCATCAAAAAAACCCAGAGGACCACAGGGTTTTATCTGA CTTTATAGATACACTTGTTATAGTCCGAAATAGACACCATGATGTTGTTCCTATAATGGCGCAAGGAGTAATTGAATACCAAGACACCTTTGGAGTGGACCTAGTCAACAATCAAAATATTCAATACTTCTTGGATCGATTTTACATGAATCGTATATCCATCCGGATGCTAATAAACCAACACA CGCTTCTTTTTGATGACAGTACCAACTCAGGTCACCAACAGCACATTGGGAGCATTGATCCATGCTGTGATGTGGTGGGAGTGGTGAATG ATGCTTTTGAAAGTTCCCGGAGACTCTGTGACCAGTATTACTTAGCTTCTCCAGAGTTAAGTCTTCTTCAACTGAATG GAAGAGCGCCAGGACAACCCATTCACATTGTTTATGTTCCTTCCCATCTCTTCCATATACTGTTTGAGCTCTTCAAG AATGCCATGAGGGCAACAGTTGAACATCAGGAGAACAATTCTTCCCTTTCTCCAGTTAAAGTGACTGTCGTTCTAGGAAATGAAGACCTGACTATTAAG GCTGGTTTTGGGTATGGCTTGCCAATTTCTCGTCTATATGCTAAATACTTTCAAGGAGACTTGAATCTATATTCTGTACCAGGCTATGGAACAGATGCTGTTATCTACCTGAAG gCTCTTTCAACAGAATCAATAGAAAAGCTCCCTGTGTTCAACAAGTCTGCCTTTAAGCGTTATCAAATGGCTACAGAGGCAGATGATTGGTGTATCCCAAGTAAACCAAAAAACTTGGTGAGGCAAAGTGCAGCTGTGTGA
- the PDK4 gene encoding pyruvate dehydrogenase kinase, isozyme 4 isoform X1: MRAARVALRSAAPLAAGGVSSRVPREVERFSRYSPSPLSIKQFLDFGSSNGCERTSFAFLRQELPVRLANILREIDLLPDQLLSTPSVQLVKSWYVQSLMELVEFHQKNPEDHRVLSDFIDTLVIVRNRHHDVVPIMAQGVIEYQDTFGVDLVNNQNIQYFLDRFYMNRISIRMLINQHTLLFDDSTNSGHQQHIGSIDPCCDVVGVVNDAFESSRRLCDQYYLASPELSLLQLNGRAPGQPIHIVYVPSHLFHILFELFKNAMRATVEHQENNSSLSPVKVTVVLGNEDLTIKISDTGGGVPLRKINLLFSYMYSTAPRPVMDDSRNAPLAGFGYGLPISRLYAKYFQGDLNLYSVPGYGTDAVIYLKALSTESIEKLPVFNKSAFKRYQMATEADDWCIPSKPKNLVRQSAAV, translated from the exons ATGAGAGCCGCGCGGGTCGCCCTGCGCAGCGCCGCCCCTCTGGCGGCGGGCGGGGTTAGCAGCCGCGTGCCACGCGAGGTGGAGCGCTTCtcccgctactcgccctccccgCTCTCCATCAAACAGTTCCTGGACTTCG GTTCAAGTAATGGATGTGAAAGAACCTCTTTTGCATTTCTGAGGCAAGAACTTCCTGTGAGGCTAGCAAATATCCTGAGAGAAATTGACCTGCTTCCTGATCAGTTACTGAGCACTCCATCAGTACAGCTGGTAAAAAGCTG GTACGTTCAGAGTCTAATGGAGCTAGTTGAGTTCCATCAAAAAAACCCAGAGGACCACAGGGTTTTATCTGA CTTTATAGATACACTTGTTATAGTCCGAAATAGACACCATGATGTTGTTCCTATAATGGCGCAAGGAGTAATTGAATACCAAGACACCTTTGGAGTGGACCTAGTCAACAATCAAAATATTCAATACTTCTTGGATCGATTTTACATGAATCGTATATCCATCCGGATGCTAATAAACCAACACA CGCTTCTTTTTGATGACAGTACCAACTCAGGTCACCAACAGCACATTGGGAGCATTGATCCATGCTGTGATGTGGTGGGAGTGGTGAATG ATGCTTTTGAAAGTTCCCGGAGACTCTGTGACCAGTATTACTTAGCTTCTCCAGAGTTAAGTCTTCTTCAACTGAATG GAAGAGCGCCAGGACAACCCATTCACATTGTTTATGTTCCTTCCCATCTCTTCCATATACTGTTTGAGCTCTTCAAG AATGCCATGAGGGCAACAGTTGAACATCAGGAGAACAATTCTTCCCTTTCTCCAGTTAAAGTGACTGTCGTTCTAGGAAATGAAGACCTGACTATTAAG atatCTGACACAGGAGGTGGTGTTCCATTGAGGAAAATCAATCTCCTGTTTAGCTACATGTATTCCACAGCACCGAGACCAGTGATGGATGACTCTCGTAATGCTCCTTTG GCTGGTTTTGGGTATGGCTTGCCAATTTCTCGTCTATATGCTAAATACTTTCAAGGAGACTTGAATCTATATTCTGTACCAGGCTATGGAACAGATGCTGTTATCTACCTGAAG gCTCTTTCAACAGAATCAATAGAAAAGCTCCCTGTGTTCAACAAGTCTGCCTTTAAGCGTTATCAAATGGCTACAGAGGCAGATGATTGGTGTATCCCAAGTAAACCAAAAAACTTGGTGAGGCAAAGTGCAGCTGTGTGA